ATTTATCGACTTTTTTTCACTTATTCCCTTTGAATTGGGGTGCATTGCGTCCTCCTGGTGTCGGGGTAGGGTAGACACTATATGTAAGTAATCCAATTTATCGACTTTTACAATGTAATTTATGGATAGTGCTCGTGCCATCGCGATTAGAGTGTTCAAACTAATATCAGTAGAGACGACCATGGCCAGCATGTGCCCGTTATTtagttcttcttcttttgttccAACGCCTTTTTCacgtttcttttttttttctggcaCATTGCAGAAggaatggagagacaatagagATGAATTCAAAAAAAAGGTTAGTCGTTGTGTAAGACGGTCTCAAGAAATGATGTAAAACAAACTTCTTTCGCGTCATCAGCTGCTGATCATCGATACAAATGTAGAATCGCTGTCAAGGTCATACCTTTCTGTATCATTACGCCTTTTCGTCTTGCAAGTTCAATCGTcgtttacattattttttgggTTAAAACTTTAGTTTTTGAGGTTCTTGCCATTTAAGTGAGATTGTACATCTCAGAAATGAGCTAAATgaatcttttcttcttcttattagaGAACTGATTATTTgtttcatgaaaaatttgtcTTTGTTACAAtgtttattcttcttcttgattGCTTTAGATTGTTTTCCCTCGAGCCGAGGGCGTATCGGAAACAGTCTCTCTACCTCTGCTGTAGAGATAAGGTTTGTGTATACTCTATCCTTCCGAGACCTCGTTTTGATGGGATTACACCGAGTATGTTGTTGAAAATTTGTCTTGTTAGTAAAGGGTTTCCCATGGGAAACTCGTCTCCAACATTacactggatatgttgttgttagtCTGCGACTCTAATTTTGTGTATCCGGAAAAAGTctctctaccttcacaaggtaaGGGTAAGACTACATATTACACTACCCTTTTCAGGCATCGCTCGTGCATTTACAGTGAATATGTTGTTACTATGCAAGtcaatacataaaataacaaaaaatggaAAGAATTTTCGACATGAACAAGAGGTCGTTGCTCAGATGTTAGAAAACAACtcgattttcatttttagtagTGTCTAGCTAGATTCTTATATATTAGTTTGATATGAGGATATTCTCAATTTTGAAATAGAAATTATAATAGATTCTCGTGATTCGATTTTCACGgaccatcttttttttttatacccTAATATAattgatcattttttatttgtcaatatATGTCAtgctaaacaaacaaataataatgatctctttttttttctaaataaaaaatttaacatcaactaattattaatttttttaaaaaataaaaaattgtcttttcaAGTATTAAAAATCATACCTTTTTGCTTGGAAATTGGAAGACTTGACtgacttttattattttttttatttgacaatttaatagtttagtcaatgaattatttttttcatattctttaaattCTCTCTATTCACAATTACCAAATTTAAGGGGCTTTtttcaaatagaaaaagaaataagtattctaaaaaattcattaaatgccaaaataaaaataagaaacgATAAATGTAAGTAATTTAGCTAGTGAGTCTTTATCTGATATCTACTACCTATATTATAatctcaattaatttaaatttgtgttacgtaattaaaatagtaataaagtATTATAATTGAAAGGCagaaacattattattattatatatagaaaaagggaaaagataAACGCAATTATTATATAACCATTTTAGATGGTAATCTCAAAATATGAAAGGAGCGTCTaacaactttaattttaaagaaaaccaccaaatattataaatttactatCCAATCAACAAATCAGAGATCTCGAGTTTATTTTTCACCTATTTGCTTTAAAAGTAGAATATTTTGACACTAATTTAAATTATCCAGatctcaaaataaatatttcctcTAGCTCATTACGAAAATTATTACTATTTGAAAAGTCAAATGTTTTTTCATGCAATTActcataatttttctttaacatctttttaaatattttgaatcatttaGTATATATAGCTTTCGAATAagtaacattatacattaattcaTAAACGTAATGACGCGTTTCAACTTTCGTACTCTATCCCCTTGAgcatatattaaaatagaagTACTAAATATCACGCGAGATTTACGaggatatatatttatactttcTTGTATCAAATATctatatcaatataatataaatatctgatatgaataaattttatcGAATATAAACGACTTTAAACAAATATAGTCAAATGAAAAAGAGTacataaagaagaaagaaagaagcaCGAAAAGTACGCTTATAACCCCACTTGTTCCCATTCGTTTCTACCTAATATTGAACTGTCTTTTTCTATGCTTtcttttagtttaaatattcgaattttattgatttgattaattttaattaaattaagtaaataaaattattgtaggttatttaatttttaaggcTCGGACTTTTCTAGAGGGGTACGTCAAACAACGTAGTAATAGAATACGAAGGCGATACGTGAAGATCATGATAAAGTTAATATCATATAAATCGATGAGACATATATCAAATATTACATATTTCTTTGAAATTAGCTATGccttctcatttttattttttttcataataatttatcgttcaaaatttactaattcaattaaattaaaaattaaaattttcattctctcGATCCAAATCCAATCCAATCATTTCACTATATTTTTTATGGCAAAAgtaatttaattcaaatataacaTACATTAAATTCGGGTATAACAATCCTAATCGTGTTTCgttattcttaattaaataGTTCGAGTGTGAGTTCGAGttagaaaattttttaattgtcaacattttttgtaaaaataaatccTTACAATACTCAAGCTCAAATTAGTCGAGCTTCAATGTATATTTATAATGCTTATATCGAAATTAATAATGAGTGTTTACTacgtaaatttaaattaatcgagCTCCGATCGACAAATTATATGTTCTCTTGCTCCattttatcatttatccttTGTCATGAGAATCATGCCATGTCTCGTGACTTCAAATCCccaaacagaaaaaaaatctcttcacacatgaaatcaaaattttcagaaaattaGTAATAAAATTCACTCAAGTTTAATTTCTCTATGAATTTCTTCATCTCCGTCTGAATTTCTCGCCGGGAAAAATGTTGAGGTCGCCGCAGGAACCGAACCGGAACGGCGGTATTAGAACACCGTCTCCCCGGTCGAGAAATCAATCTCAGTTTCACTCAACCGTTTCCGTTCAAAAAAACCGGCGGTTCAATATTTTGATACTCATTTTCCGGTTCGCCGCCTTCTGCTTCTCACTCGCCTCTGCAATTTTCATGTTCGCTAACTCTCACGGCGGTGGCTCTGATTCCGATTCCGATTTTCTTCGGTGGTACCACTTCGATGCGTTCAGGTACTACTACTATTagctctttctatttttttttaagtatcaaATTGAACTAAATTAAACATATTTGCAAAATTCAATTAGCTGATAAAACTACCTTAATTGAGAATTTTAGATGAAATTTCTTCGATTCCTTCTTCTCCCTTCACCTATCTTATCTCGACGAGGATGAGTCAAGCATGATTAACAAATTTCAAAGGATAAGAAGTTTTTATAGCTTATATATACgattgtatatatattatatatttatcgaTTACTataagtttattaaattaaattatttaagttgATTCTTATAAAACATAGCTCAAGTTGCATAGTCGAAAAGATAAATTTATGGGATCGTAAGTTATAGCAGATAATACATATCAATAGATTCGGATCGTGatgattttaattatgaatatacAATCAATTACGTCTTAATTTCAACCGATTAGatcgataatttttttttgaagtctataatgagattttatttttggatagATTTGTGGCTATTGCAGCTGCGATTGTAGCGTTGTATTCACTATTCGAAATTGGAGCTTCGGTTTGGGAAATATCAAGAGGCACCACTGTTCTTCCTGAAATTGTACAAGTTTGGTTCGATTTCGGTCACGATCAGGTTCGAtagaattcaataatttaagTTCAAAtcgtgtatttatttttattacagAATATGTACAAGTTAATTTAGAATCTAATAACTTTCAAGTCTAACGCACCCTGATTTAAGTTTTTTGTGAAATGAGTCGATTACGTTTGTATTTCGGTAAGCTACATGGAGAGGCGGAGGCAGAGGCAGAATTTTCAACAAAGGGGTTCAAAATTTGTAGAAATAGACGCATGAAAATGGCCGAAGATGGTTcgatttattatatatacatataaaattattttaactatgTTTAGATCATATAATTTTCGCCGTCGGATGAACCCCCTTCTTATAAGGTGGTTCCGCCCCTGGCTACATGAATCACACCTCCTCGTAGTTTTCTTTCACGAATTCTATGTGAACATGAAATGATTTGTACGGAATGTTGGAGACATAGTGTGAATCACACCTCCTCGTAGTTTTCTTTACGAATTCTATGTGAACGTGAAAATGATTTATACGGAATATCGGAGACGTGGTGTAAAAAAATAGACGTTATTTTGTTGTGTAGGTTTTTGCATACATGTTGTTATCGGCAGATTCGGCGGGAACGGCTTTAGCTCGGACGTTAAAGGATAGGGACACGTGTACGGCTAATAATGCATTTTGTGTTCAATCAGATATCTCCGTGGCCTTAGGATTCGCCGGGTTTATgttcttgagtttttcttctttattatcGGGTTTTCGGGTTGTATGTTTCCTACTTAACGGGTCTCGTTTTCATATGTAATATTTATTCATAACTATGTTGTAAACTTTactcataaatttttattatagtcTCGTGTCTGACTAAGCatattaaatctttaaaatatattactataattcttttttttttagttatatatcGAATTATCAACTTTTACATAACTAATTATTCAATAATTGAGGATAATGTAATCTTTTATGAATAGTGTAAACATGATATAGTTTCTATAGTTgctttgtattttgttattatgtTATCGTATTTTTCTGTCTTGAAAAATTCTCTTTTGAGTTTACTTCGCAAAGGTTG
The window above is part of the Solanum pennellii chromosome 5, SPENNV200 genome. Proteins encoded here:
- the LOC107018966 gene encoding CASP-like protein 4C2, which gives rise to MLRSPQEPNRNGGIRTPSPRSRNQSQFHSTVSVQKNRRFNILILIFRFAAFCFSLASAIFMFANSHGGGSDSDSDFLRWYHFDAFRFVAIAAAIVALYSLFEIGASVWEISRGTTVLPEIVQVWFDFGHDQVFAYMLLSADSAGTALARTLKDRDTCTANNAFCVQSDISVALGFAGFMFLSFSSLLSGFRVVCFLLNGSRFHM